One Sphingomicrobium marinum genomic window carries:
- a CDS encoding M16 family metallopeptidase produces the protein MNKFKTFAAALASATALTAVPSLAVATDNHVEASNEALQSLVDQVKIEHETFTLDNGLTVIVHEDRKAPIIAVSVWYNVGSKDEPKGKTGFAHLFEHLMFNGSENLPGDYFEWTEQIGATNLNGTTWYDRTNYFQNVPTGAFERVLFMESDRMGYLLGAVTQEKLTNQIGVVQNEKRLGDNQPGGLVGYEVSEALLPEGHPYRHSTIGSMADLNSATLGDVQNWFIDKYGPNNAVIVIAGDINAEEARPAVETYFGAIPRGKVNNPAQADVPTLGEAKRLVMYDRIPTPRVQKHWVVGGLNDPDVEALEIAGRILGGLASSRLDAQIVRGEEIANNAYASNQAFHRLGRFSMGAEAKEGVEVNALEQRLNEILTKFVIEGPTQEEVDRAVTDLLADRIRGLEQVGGFGGKANALAEGKLYSDDSNYYAEALQEYASLTPEDVRAAAAKWLARPSVTVNLMPGERGEYEEPEGPPPSSTEVREYEITKREMPPIGTTSALDFPDVESVQLSNGAMLYYAQRDTVPVTQLVIEFDAGSSADGIGRAGLANMTMGLLDEGAGGMDAQAIAEAEEALGANIGFGNSQDESIASMSALSTNLAASLDLLGTMLREPTFAEGEINRVRSQALAGIARAKSSPNGLLAMALPKIIYGENDPYGASPFGDENAIKSFDRDDLVAFKDAYIRPDNMEVYVVSDLPLEQVQAALEAEFGDWAAPSVAKGEKVFPDRPTRPTSTRVVLIDRPDSPQSVVAAAQILPIDPTADLVDLNAANEALGGNFLSRINMDLRETKGWSYGVRGSVQRRDADVGYLITAPVQADRTADSYKALDFQYRDFLSENGVTDAELARIKASNIAALPGQFETSNSVLGGIRNNVELGRPMDYYETLSEKYAAQTREGLDATIRDVIDPDGWVWVIVGDADVVRPQLDEAGIEYEMAGDLGL, from the coding sequence ATGAACAAGTTCAAGACATTTGCCGCCGCACTCGCCAGTGCGACCGCGCTGACCGCCGTACCCTCGCTGGCCGTCGCGACCGATAATCACGTCGAGGCATCGAACGAGGCGCTGCAGAGCCTCGTCGACCAGGTCAAGATCGAGCACGAAACCTTCACCCTCGACAATGGCCTTACCGTTATCGTCCACGAAGATCGCAAGGCGCCGATTATCGCGGTATCGGTGTGGTATAATGTCGGCTCGAAGGACGAGCCCAAGGGCAAGACCGGCTTTGCGCACTTGTTCGAACATCTGATGTTCAATGGTTCGGAGAACCTGCCGGGCGACTATTTCGAATGGACCGAACAGATCGGCGCCACCAATCTCAACGGCACGACCTGGTACGACCGGACCAACTATTTCCAGAACGTGCCCACCGGCGCCTTCGAACGCGTCCTGTTCATGGAAAGCGACCGCATGGGTTACCTGCTTGGCGCGGTGACGCAGGAAAAGCTGACCAACCAGATTGGCGTCGTCCAAAACGAAAAGCGTCTTGGCGACAACCAGCCGGGTGGTCTTGTTGGCTACGAAGTGTCGGAAGCGCTGCTGCCCGAAGGTCATCCCTATCGTCACTCGACCATCGGTTCGATGGCCGATCTCAACAGCGCGACTCTGGGTGATGTCCAGAACTGGTTCATCGACAAATATGGTCCCAACAACGCGGTCATCGTGATCGCCGGGGACATCAACGCCGAAGAAGCGCGCCCCGCCGTCGAGACATATTTCGGCGCCATTCCGCGCGGCAAGGTGAACAACCCGGCGCAAGCCGATGTGCCGACGCTTGGCGAAGCCAAGCGCCTGGTCATGTACGATCGCATCCCGACGCCGCGGGTGCAAAAGCACTGGGTGGTCGGCGGTCTCAATGATCCCGATGTCGAAGCGCTGGAAATTGCCGGGCGCATCCTCGGCGGCCTCGCGTCCTCGCGATTGGACGCGCAGATCGTTCGCGGCGAAGAAATCGCGAACAATGCTTACGCCAGCAACCAGGCGTTTCACCGTCTCGGCCGCTTTTCCATGGGCGCCGAAGCCAAGGAAGGTGTCGAGGTCAACGCGCTCGAACAGCGTCTCAACGAGATCCTGACCAAGTTCGTGATCGAAGGCCCGACGCAGGAAGAAGTCGACCGCGCGGTCACCGACCTGTTGGCCGACCGGATCCGCGGGCTCGAGCAGGTTGGCGGCTTTGGCGGCAAGGCCAATGCGCTCGCCGAAGGCAAGCTCTATTCGGACGACAGCAATTATTATGCTGAAGCGCTGCAGGAATATGCCTCGCTGACGCCCGAAGACGTGCGCGCGGCGGCTGCCAAATGGCTTGCCCGCCCGTCGGTAACCGTCAACCTCATGCCGGGCGAACGCGGCGAATATGAGGAACCCGAGGGCCCGCCGCCATCGAGCACCGAAGTGCGCGAATATGAAATCACCAAGCGTGAAATGCCGCCCATCGGCACGACCTCGGCGCTCGACTTCCCCGATGTCGAAAGCGTGCAGCTTTCGAACGGCGCGATGCTCTATTATGCGCAGCGCGACACGGTGCCGGTGACCCAGTTGGTCATCGAATTCGACGCCGGTTCGTCTGCCGACGGCATTGGGCGCGCCGGCCTTGCCAACATGACGATGGGTCTGCTCGATGAAGGTGCGGGCGGCATGGATGCGCAGGCGATCGCCGAAGCCGAAGAAGCGCTCGGCGCCAATATCGGTTTCGGCAACAGCCAGGATGAAAGCATCGCCAGCATGTCGGCGCTGTCGACGAACCTGGCGGCCTCGCTCGACCTGCTCGGCACGATGCTGCGCGAACCGACCTTTGCCGAAGGCGAAATCAATCGTGTGCGCAGCCAGGCGCTGGCCGGTATCGCTCGCGCCAAGTCGAGCCCCAACGGGCTGCTTGCGATGGCGCTGCCCAAGATCATCTACGGCGAAAACGATCCGTACGGCGCTAGCCCGTTCGGCGATGAAAACGCGATCAAGTCCTTCGATCGCGACGATCTGGTGGCCTTCAAGGATGCCTATATCCGTCCCGATAACATGGAGGTCTACGTCGTTTCCGACCTTCCGCTGGAGCAAGTCCAGGCTGCGCTGGAGGCCGAATTCGGTGACTGGGCGGCCCCAAGCGTCGCCAAGGGCGAGAAGGTCTTCCCTGACCGCCCGACGCGCCCGACGTCGACCCGCGTGGTGCTGATCGATCGTCCGGATTCGCCGCAATCGGTGGTTGCCGCCGCGCAAATCCTGCCGATCGATCCGACTGCCGACTTGGTGGACCTCAATGCCGCCAACGAAGCATTGGGGGGCAACTTCCTGTCGCGTATCAACATGGATCTTCGCGAAACCAAGGGCTGGTCCTATGGCGTGCGCGGTTCGGTGCAGCGCCGCGATGCCGATGTCGGTTACCTGATCACGGCGCCGGTACAAGCGGACCGCACGGCCGATAGCTACAAGGCGCTGGACTTCCAGTATCGCGACTTCCTGTCGGAAAATGGCGTCACCGACGCCGAACTGGCGCGCATCAAGGCGAGCAATATCGCCGCGCTTCCGGGGCAGTTCGAAACGTCGAATTCGGTCCTTGGCGGCATTCGCAACAATGTCGAGCTCGGCCGTCCGATGGACTATTACGAGACGCTCTCGGAGAAATATGCGGCGCAGACCCGCGAAGGCCTCGACGCGACCATCCGCGATGTCATCGATCCCGATGGCTGGGTGTGGGTGATCGTCGGCGATGCCGATGTCGTCCGCCCGCAGCTCGACGAAGCGGGCATCGAATATGAAATGGCAGGCGATCTCGGCCTGTAA
- a CDS encoding GGDEF domain-containing protein has product MAERSDLTNASEATELERLREENEALRQRVSDLDAMAHEDALLKVPNRRGLMREVARFVSRATRYGESAALLFLDFDGLKAVNDRHGHRAGDAALKHVTRLLGDTLRASDVIGRYGGDEFCVLLAHVDEQEAQETARRLETVVAASDFVYEDRPVPLAVTIGITMVRKDDDPNTLLDRADKDMYARKD; this is encoded by the coding sequence ATGGCCGAGCGTAGCGACCTGACTAATGCCTCCGAGGCGACCGAGCTTGAGCGACTGCGCGAGGAGAACGAGGCCCTGCGCCAACGCGTCAGCGATCTCGATGCGATGGCGCATGAGGATGCCCTGCTGAAGGTGCCCAATCGCCGCGGCCTGATGCGCGAAGTCGCCCGCTTCGTCTCGCGCGCCACCCGCTATGGGGAGAGCGCAGCCTTGCTGTTTCTCGATTTCGATGGGCTCAAGGCAGTGAACGACCGTCATGGGCACCGCGCCGGCGACGCGGCGCTGAAGCACGTGACCCGGCTCCTTGGCGATACCCTACGAGCGAGCGACGTGATCGGCCGCTATGGCGGGGACGAATTTTGCGTCCTGCTCGCCCATGTCGATGAACAGGAAGCGCAGGAGACCGCGAGACGGCTGGAAACGGTCGTGGCGGCAAGCGACTTCGTCTATGAAGACCGGCCCGTCCCGCTGGCCGTGACGATCGGCATCACGATGGTGCGCAAGGACGATGATCCCAATACGCTGCTCGATCGCGCCGACAAGGATATGTACGCACGCAAGGACTAG
- a CDS encoding ABC transporter ATP-binding protein yields the protein MIGQARALLSRLAVSAGWRLWLLLTLMLASAAAETIGILSIVPLVGAALEAGSFPVLGAIGLSLEQALLLFLGAMGLRIGLGWWRDRLSASIGARFEAELGARVARSLVDAPFADFAVRGRGDIQSLLGFDTPRAAAAADQLLALGVTLALLLVAGAAAAWLAPVFTLAVLVGVALLVLLSVPRWRRARANGQAIAALHVEQDEMAQRLFGAIKAAKAQASGTYLANAYRQRLLAMAAREQRLLHYQADGRALVLLVSAIVAAGLVLVGTRVLGMDIVTLGASLILYARLAQPAQALHRIIDTLSALLPSFARIRPLLATVPSSAPTERGSWQQLSARRLVLAHEDPLFDPVDIDVAPGEWVAITGPSGIGKTTLVDAFAGLQMPSEGAIEIDGGRLSARADWPLHIAYVVQSDLVYHDTIAANLDPEGKLDAATLQRICDCVGLDHSLDAQVVELGSGLSGGERQRLLIGRALCRRPTLLLLDEALGALDDDAARTLVERIRMEFPDIAAVLVTHRMSLANQCDRRIALGKSTETT from the coding sequence ATGATCGGTCAGGCGCGCGCGCTGCTGTCACGACTGGCGGTCTCTGCCGGCTGGCGACTGTGGCTGCTGCTGACGCTCATGCTGGCCAGCGCCGCGGCGGAGACGATCGGGATCCTTTCGATCGTCCCGCTGGTCGGCGCCGCGCTCGAGGCCGGCAGCTTCCCGGTCCTCGGTGCGATCGGTCTTTCGCTGGAACAGGCGCTGCTCCTGTTTCTGGGAGCCATGGGCCTGCGCATCGGCCTCGGCTGGTGGCGCGACCGGTTGAGCGCGTCGATCGGCGCGCGGTTTGAAGCCGAGCTCGGCGCGCGGGTCGCCCGATCGCTGGTTGACGCGCCCTTTGCCGACTTCGCCGTTCGGGGGCGCGGCGATATCCAGTCGCTATTGGGCTTCGACACGCCCCGCGCAGCGGCTGCGGCCGACCAGCTGCTGGCCCTAGGGGTAACGCTGGCCTTGCTGCTGGTAGCGGGCGCGGCAGCTGCCTGGCTTGCGCCCGTTTTCACGCTGGCGGTGCTTGTCGGCGTGGCACTGCTCGTCCTGCTTTCCGTTCCGCGCTGGCGACGCGCACGGGCCAATGGCCAAGCCATCGCCGCGTTGCACGTCGAACAGGACGAGATGGCGCAGCGGCTCTTCGGTGCGATCAAGGCAGCCAAGGCACAAGCGAGCGGCACGTATCTGGCCAATGCCTATCGCCAGCGCCTGCTCGCCATGGCGGCGCGAGAACAGCGGCTGCTGCATTACCAGGCGGACGGGCGCGCGCTCGTGCTCCTCGTCAGCGCGATTGTCGCGGCAGGACTGGTGCTGGTGGGCACACGTGTCCTGGGCATGGATATCGTGACTCTCGGTGCAAGCCTCATCTTATACGCGCGGCTGGCCCAGCCCGCGCAGGCCCTGCATCGCATCATCGATACCCTGTCAGCATTGCTCCCCTCCTTTGCACGCATCCGCCCGCTGCTTGCTACGGTGCCCTCCAGCGCCCCCACCGAACGCGGATCGTGGCAGCAGTTGAGCGCAAGGCGCCTCGTGCTGGCGCATGAGGACCCGTTGTTCGATCCTGTCGATATCGACGTCGCGCCGGGCGAGTGGGTGGCCATCACCGGTCCTTCGGGCATTGGCAAGACCACGCTGGTCGATGCTTTTGCAGGCCTGCAAATGCCGTCCGAGGGCGCTATCGAAATCGATGGTGGAAGGCTCTCCGCGCGCGCTGATTGGCCGCTACACATCGCCTACGTCGTCCAGTCCGATCTTGTCTATCACGACACCATTGCCGCGAATCTCGATCCCGAAGGCAAGCTGGATGCCGCTACACTCCAACGCATTTGCGATTGTGTCGGGCTCGACCATTCCCTCGATGCGCAAGTCGTCGAGCTGGGGAGCGGGCTGTCGGGCGGCGAGCGTCAGCGATTGCTGATCGGTCGCGCGCTGTGCCGCCGGCCTACGCTGTTGTTGCTCGACGAGGCTCTCGGCGCGCTTGACGACGATGCCGCACGGACACTTGTCGAGCGGATCAGGATGGAATTTCCCGACATCGCCGCGGTGCTGGTCACGCATCGAATGTCGCTGGCTAATCAATGTGATCGGCGCATTGCCCTTGGCAAAAGCACCGAGACCACTTAA
- the gpmA gene encoding 2,3-diphosphoglycerate-dependent phosphoglycerate mutase translates to MSQLVLVRHGQSQWNLEGRFTGWWDVDLTVKGVEEAREAGRTMKAAGLDFDTCFTSMQSRAIRTLHLALHEMDRLWLPVTKHWRLNERHYGGLTGLNKQEMRDKVGDEQVHIWRRSFDVPPPEMEQDSPYEMSGDRRYEGVTVPRTESLKLTIERVLPYYEDVIMPELKSGKRVLISAHGNSLRALVKHLSGISDEDITGLEIPTGKPIVYDLDDTFQSGQRAYVGEA, encoded by the coding sequence ATGAGCCAGCTCGTCCTCGTCCGTCACGGCCAGTCGCAATGGAACCTCGAAGGCCGCTTCACCGGCTGGTGGGACGTCGACCTGACCGTAAAGGGCGTCGAAGAAGCGCGTGAAGCGGGGCGCACGATGAAAGCCGCGGGCCTCGACTTCGATACGTGCTTCACCTCGATGCAGAGCCGCGCCATCCGTACGCTGCACCTAGCATTGCACGAGATGGATCGCCTGTGGCTGCCGGTGACCAAGCACTGGCGCCTCAACGAACGTCACTATGGCGGGCTGACCGGGCTCAACAAGCAGGAAATGCGCGACAAGGTCGGCGACGAGCAGGTGCACATCTGGCGCCGCAGCTTCGATGTGCCGCCGCCCGAGATGGAGCAGGACAGTCCTTACGAAATGTCCGGCGACCGCCGCTACGAAGGCGTTACCGTGCCGCGCACCGAAAGCCTCAAGCTGACGATCGAGCGGGTACTGCCATATTATGAGGACGTCATCATGCCCGAGCTTAAATCGGGCAAGCGCGTTCTGATCAGTGCACACGGCAACAGCTTGCGTGCGCTGGTGAAGCATCTCTCAGGCATTTCGGACGAAGACATTACCGGTTTGGAAATCCCGACCGGCAAGCCGATCGTCTACGATCTCGACGACACGTTCCAGTCAGGCCAGCGGGCATATGTCGGCGAGGCCTAG
- the ykgO gene encoding type B 50S ribosomal protein L36, with protein sequence MKVRNSLKSLKSRHRDCRVIRRRGRTYVINKTNRRFKARQG encoded by the coding sequence ATGAAAGTACGTAACTCTTTGAAATCGCTGAAGTCGCGCCACCGCGATTGCCGGGTTATCCGTCGTCGTGGTCGCACCTATGTGATCAACAAGACCAATCGCCGCTTCAAGGCCCGCCAGGGCTAA
- a CDS encoding PqqD family peptide modification chaperone: protein MDTTLPIIRRAASPKAMYAPDTIFVRNDKLPSGEVDGELVALDMDKGDCFGLDKIGTEIWHLAAAPITLSAIIARMVDTYDVDEAQCAADLQPFLVDMVEAGLLRIAA, encoded by the coding sequence ATGGACACCACCTTGCCGATCATCCGCCGCGCGGCTAGCCCCAAAGCCATGTACGCGCCCGACACGATCTTTGTTCGCAACGACAAATTGCCCTCCGGCGAGGTCGATGGCGAGCTGGTTGCGCTCGATATGGACAAGGGCGACTGCTTCGGGCTCGACAAGATCGGGACCGAGATCTGGCACCTTGCCGCCGCGCCTATTACGCTCAGCGCCATCATCGCCAGGATGGTCGACACCTACGACGTCGACGAAGCGCAATGCGCCGCCGATCTCCAGCCATTCCTGGTGGACATGGTCGAGGCAGGCCTGCTGCGTATCGCCGCATGA
- a CDS encoding M14 family metallopeptidase — MGVSISSAFDSGNIRVISIEDNEIELEIVKDHQSDFYQWFHFRLTGARSRDMVLKISNAGGAAYPDGWTDYKAVMSTDREDWERVDATSYEDGVLTIKLVPDTDSVFLAYFAPYSIERCLDLVSTVAALPGVDYESLGHTIDGQDLDYLKLGEGDLVVWLYARQHPGETQASWWMEGALKKLTDYDDPVTRTLLKECTLHIVPNMNPDGSKRGHLRTNAVGTNLNREWNNPTQEKSPEVLYVRNRMDETGVDFAMDVHGDEAIPANFLAGFEGIPSLKKEQQALFDLFSDTLKKRTPDFQDEKGYEKSKPGKANLSMSTTQLAERFGAVSMTLEMPFKDNDDLPDAIYGWSPERCRQLGAACLDSLATILPDLKAWKADK; from the coding sequence ATGGGCGTATCGATTTCCAGTGCATTCGACAGCGGCAATATCCGTGTCATCAGCATCGAGGACAACGAGATCGAGCTGGAGATCGTGAAAGATCACCAAAGCGACTTCTACCAGTGGTTCCATTTCCGCCTGACGGGCGCACGCAGCCGCGACATGGTGCTGAAGATCAGCAATGCGGGCGGTGCGGCCTATCCCGATGGATGGACCGACTACAAGGCGGTAATGTCGACCGATCGTGAGGATTGGGAACGCGTTGATGCCACCAGCTATGAGGACGGCGTGCTCACCATCAAGCTGGTGCCCGACACCGACAGCGTCTTCCTCGCTTATTTTGCGCCCTATTCGATCGAGCGCTGTCTCGACCTGGTCTCGACCGTCGCGGCGCTGCCGGGCGTCGATTATGAAAGCCTCGGCCATACGATCGATGGGCAGGATCTCGACTATCTCAAGCTGGGTGAGGGCGATCTCGTCGTCTGGCTCTACGCCCGCCAGCATCCGGGCGAAACACAGGCCAGCTGGTGGATGGAAGGGGCGCTCAAAAAGCTTACCGACTATGACGACCCGGTGACGCGCACGCTGCTAAAGGAATGCACGCTGCACATCGTGCCCAACATGAATCCCGATGGCTCGAAGCGCGGGCATCTGCGCACCAATGCGGTCGGCACCAACCTCAACCGCGAATGGAACAATCCGACGCAGGAGAAGAGCCCCGAGGTCCTGTACGTCCGCAATCGCATGGACGAAACGGGCGTCGATTTCGCGATGGACGTGCACGGCGATGAGGCGATCCCCGCGAACTTCCTTGCCGGGTTCGAAGGCATCCCCTCGCTCAAGAAGGAGCAACAGGCACTGTTCGACCTGTTCAGCGATACGCTCAAGAAGCGCACGCCCGACTTCCAGGACGAAAAGGGATACGAAAAATCGAAGCCCGGCAAGGCCAACCTGTCGATGTCGACGACCCAGCTGGCCGAACGCTTCGGTGCGGTATCGATGACGCTGGAAATGCCCTTCAAGGACAATGACGACCTGCCCGACGCGATCTACGGCTGGAGCCCCGAGCGCTGCCGCCAGCTTGGCGCTGCCTGCCTCGACAGCCTTGCGACGATCCTGCCCGACCTCAAGGCTTGGAAAGCCGATAAATGA
- the purE gene encoding 5-(carboxyamino)imidazole ribonucleotide mutase has product MTVGIIMGSQSDWETMRHAAETLEALGIPYEKKIVSAHRTPDRLVDYAKGAKARGLKAIIAGAGGAAHLPGMTASMTPLPVLGVPVQSNAMRGVDSLYSIVQMPAGIPVGTLAIGRAGAVNAALLAAAMLATNDDALAARLDDWRQEQTDSIAEEPTE; this is encoded by the coding sequence ATGACCGTCGGTATCATCATGGGCAGCCAGTCGGACTGGGAGACGATGCGGCATGCCGCCGAGACGCTCGAGGCGCTCGGCATTCCTTACGAAAAGAAGATCGTTTCGGCGCACCGCACGCCCGATCGGCTGGTCGATTATGCCAAGGGCGCGAAGGCACGCGGTCTCAAGGCAATTATCGCCGGGGCCGGGGGCGCAGCGCACCTGCCCGGGATGACCGCCTCGATGACACCGCTTCCGGTACTGGGTGTGCCGGTACAGTCGAACGCGATGCGCGGTGTCGATAGTCTCTATTCCATCGTCCAGATGCCCGCGGGCATCCCCGTCGGCACGTTGGCTATTGGCCGCGCCGGTGCGGTCAACGCTGCGCTGCTAGCCGCCGCCATGCTGGCGACGAACGACGATGCGCTGGCCGCTCGGCTCGACGATTGGCGCCAAGAACAGACCGACAGCATTGCGGAGGAACCGACCGAATGA
- a CDS encoding 5-(carboxyamino)imidazole ribonucleotide synthase, with the protein MIPPGSTIGIIGGGQLGRMLCQAASQLGYKVNVYAPDPDPPAASVASLYVCADYGNTDALAAFAADCDVVTYEFENLPVDPLETLGDQLQPTTASLAIAQDRAHEKRFIEEQGGKVAGWHIIDSADDLDAAAEQLGYPLVIKSRRLGYDGKGQAWVREHAQLMDAWEAIDREPAIAEAAVDFLAEFSILVARKANDEMKVWNAPRNIHDGGILRRSEVPAGHPVDQQVDEAVAIACKLASEMGHVGVMAVEFFATENGPLINEIAPRVHNSGHWTIEGALTSQFEQHVRCICDLPLGDTGLVAPHVTMDNLIGSEVESWERLLGEEDAHLHLYGKREARPGRKMGHVTRLG; encoded by the coding sequence ATGATCCCACCCGGATCGACCATTGGCATCATCGGTGGAGGCCAGCTCGGACGTATGCTGTGCCAGGCCGCTTCGCAGCTTGGCTACAAGGTCAATGTCTACGCGCCAGACCCCGATCCGCCCGCGGCGTCCGTCGCGAGCCTTTATGTCTGCGCCGACTACGGCAACACCGATGCGCTCGCCGCCTTTGCCGCCGATTGCGACGTCGTGACGTACGAATTCGAGAACCTGCCGGTCGATCCGCTCGAAACGCTCGGCGACCAGTTGCAGCCGACCACGGCAAGTCTCGCCATCGCGCAGGATCGTGCTCACGAAAAACGGTTCATCGAAGAGCAGGGCGGCAAGGTTGCCGGGTGGCACATTATCGATTCCGCAGACGACCTCGACGCGGCGGCAGAGCAATTGGGCTACCCGCTGGTCATCAAGTCTCGTCGTCTGGGCTACGACGGCAAGGGGCAGGCCTGGGTGCGCGAACATGCGCAGCTGATGGATGCCTGGGAGGCAATCGACCGCGAGCCTGCGATCGCCGAAGCTGCAGTCGACTTCCTCGCCGAATTCTCGATCCTCGTCGCGCGCAAGGCCAATGACGAGATGAAGGTCTGGAACGCGCCGCGCAACATTCATGACGGCGGCATATTGCGCCGATCCGAAGTGCCCGCGGGCCACCCGGTCGATCAGCAGGTCGACGAAGCCGTTGCCATCGCCTGCAAGTTGGCCAGCGAAATGGGGCATGTCGGGGTAATGGCGGTCGAATTCTTCGCCACCGAAAACGGCCCGCTGATCAACGAGATCGCACCGCGCGTCCACAATAGCGGCCACTGGACGATCGAAGGCGCGCTCACCAGCCAGTTCGAGCAGCATGTCCGCTGCATTTGCGATCTTCCGCTGGGCGATACCGGGTTGGTCGCGCCGCACGTGACGATGGACAACCTGATCGGCAGCGAAGTCGAAAGCTGGGAGCGCCTGCTAGGCGAGGAGGACGCGCACCTGCACCTCTACGGCAAGCGCGAAGCACGCCCCGGACGCAAAATGGGGCACGTTACCCGGCTTGGATAA
- a CDS encoding M20/M25/M40 family metallo-hydrolase has product MRLALTAAAFFLAVTPAAAQEMRAEASEVQAHVEFLADDLLEGRGSGQRGYDLAALYVASRYRALGLEPAGDDGTYLQNILYRRSSLTGSEVRVDGNKTGDIKVTPNVDSERLDLDADLVFLGYGLEAGAYGHDSYAGVDVAGKIVVVFNGTPDLPNDLNSDIPAHLGNSKVDSAARRGAAGVITIGSGRFVNFFANRPTTAWIDHEGRASNLPGDLKMRAFVSTGDAKKLFSRSGRDFDALAAAARKGDALPSFDLRSRMSVRASFEWSEFNAPNVVAKLPGANPAMANEHVAMTGHLDHLGIREDEKGDNIYNGALDNASGIATMLEAARLFATADEKPDRSILFVAFSAEELGLLGASYYATNPTVSDLIGVVNLDMPVPLYDFTDVTAFGAPHNTIAVAVAEAGAEIGIRVAPDPMPGQAIFTRSDHYEFAKKGIPAILLFTGYGNGGEAKWNKFFADYYHQADDDLSLDINYPALARYAELNYRIANRLANNPQRPLWYEGNFFGDLFAPDAPKAPIK; this is encoded by the coding sequence ATGCGTCTCGCGCTTACCGCCGCCGCCTTTTTCCTCGCTGTCACGCCCGCCGCCGCGCAGGAGATGCGCGCCGAGGCGAGCGAAGTGCAGGCTCATGTCGAATTTCTTGCCGATGATCTGCTTGAAGGTCGCGGCTCGGGCCAGCGCGGCTATGACCTGGCCGCGCTTTACGTCGCCAGCCGCTACCGCGCGCTCGGGCTCGAGCCGGCGGGCGACGACGGCACCTATTTGCAGAACATCCTCTATCGCCGCTCAAGCCTGACTGGCAGCGAAGTGCGGGTCGATGGCAACAAGACGGGCGACATCAAGGTAACCCCGAACGTCGACAGCGAGCGCCTCGACCTCGATGCCGATTTGGTGTTCCTTGGCTACGGATTGGAAGCGGGCGCCTACGGCCACGACAGCTATGCCGGGGTCGACGTGGCGGGCAAGATCGTCGTGGTCTTCAACGGCACGCCCGACCTTCCCAATGACCTCAATAGCGACATTCCCGCGCACCTCGGGAACAGCAAGGTCGACAGCGCCGCACGGCGCGGCGCGGCGGGCGTCATCACCATCGGCTCGGGCCGCTTTGTCAATTTCTTCGCCAATCGTCCGACGACAGCATGGATCGACCACGAGGGCCGCGCCAGCAACCTGCCGGGCGACCTCAAGATGCGCGCTTTCGTGTCTACCGGCGATGCCAAGAAGCTCTTTTCCCGTTCGGGCCGCGATTTCGATGCGCTGGCGGCGGCCGCCCGCAAGGGCGATGCGCTTCCCAGCTTCGACCTTCGCAGCAGAATGTCGGTCAGGGCCAGCTTCGAATGGAGCGAATTCAACGCTCCCAATGTCGTCGCCAAATTGCCCGGCGCCAATCCGGCGATGGCGAACGAGCATGTCGCAATGACCGGGCACCTCGATCATCTCGGCATTCGCGAGGATGAGAAGGGCGACAATATCTACAACGGCGCGCTCGATAACGCATCGGGCATCGCCACCATGCTCGAGGCGGCGCGGCTTTTCGCCACGGCGGACGAGAAACCAGATCGCTCAATCCTCTTCGTCGCATTCTCCGCCGAAGAGCTGGGCCTTCTCGGTGCCAGCTATTACGCCACCAATCCCACGGTCAGCGACCTGATCGGCGTCGTCAATCTCGACATGCCCGTCCCGCTCTACGACTTTACTGACGTCACTGCTTTTGGCGCACCGCATAACACGATCGCCGTGGCGGTCGCCGAAGCGGGCGCGGAAATCGGCATTCGCGTTGCGCCCGATCCGATGCCGGGCCAGGCGATCTTCACCCGCTCGGACCATTACGAGTTCGCCAAAAAGGGCATTCCAGCAATCTTGCTTTTCACCGGTTACGGCAATGGCGGCGAGGCCAAGTGGAACAAGTTCTTCGCGGATTATTATCACCAGGCCGACGACGACCTGTCGCTCGACATCAACTATCCCGCGCTCGCCCGATATGCCGAGCTTAACTACCGCATTGCCAACCGGCTCGCGAACAATCCGCAGCGCCCACTCTGGTACGAGGGCAACTTCTTCGGCGACCTGTTCGCACCCGATGCGCCCAAGGCGCCGATCAAATAG